Part of the Planococcus plakortidis genome is shown below.
TATGTGTTATTTGGCGGCCTGACGGGGATATACTTAATACGCAATGGGCATAGAAGCATACGCATCCTGCCGATCAGCCTGGCAGTCGGCGGTGTCCATTTGCTCTACGTGGCATTTTACTTGTTGGTAAACCAAAGCCAATACAGTGCAGAAGAAGTCGCTTTCTATGTGGCAGCGGCTCTGGCAGCCGGATTACTATCGGGGACGCTCGCGACAGGATTATTGCCGCTGTTTGAAACGGCGTTCGGCATCCTGTCGACGATGAAGCTGCTTGAGTTGTCGAATCCGAACCATCCGCTGCTCAAGAAGATCCTGACCGAGACGCCTGGGACCTATCACCACAGTGTCATGGTGGCAAACCTTTCGGATGCGGCATGCGAGGCTATCGGGGCGAACGGATTGCTGGCGCGGGTCGGCTGTTATTATCACGATATCGGGAAGACCATCAATCCCCAATATTTCATCGAGAATCAATCCCATGGCAACCCGCATGACCACCTGACGCCGGAACAGAGCCGTGACATCATTCTCGCGCACGGAAAAGACGGGGCGGCGATATTGCGCAAGCAGAAGATGCCGAAAGAATTGATCGATATCGCGGAACAGCATCATGGCACGACTTTATTGAAATTCTTCTATCATAAAGCGAAAGAGCAGAATGACGCGCTTTCTGAACAGGAATACCGCTATTCTGGGCCGAAACCGCAGAGCCGGGAAATCGCCATCATCATGGTGGCCGATAGCCTGGAAGCCGCGGTACGTTCGATGGATTCGCCGAGTACGGAGAAAATCCGCAAGATGGTCGATGCCATCACGGAAGATAAGTTGAAAGATGGACAGTTCGATGAATGTGATATAACGTTAAAAGAACTGAAACGGGTCAAAAGTGTCATGTGCGAAACCTTGAACGGGATCTTCCATTCAAGAATCGCCTATCCTGATGATCAAAAATAATTCACTGGAGGAGGCAAAGGGATGCTGACAATCGATTTCATAGATGAAACGGAACAATTGGACGGCAAGGCGATGGCCTTTGTGGAAAAGCTTTTGGAGCATGCGGCACAGCATGAAAAAACGGGAGAGGCGGAAGTATCCGTCACCTTCATGGACGATGAATCGATCCGCGCGATCAACCGGGATTACCGCGATAAGGACCAGCCGACGGACGTCATCTCCTTCTCGATGGAAGAGCAAGGGGAAGATGAAGTAGCCATCATCGGTGAAACGGGACCGCGCCTGCTCGGGGATATCATCATCTCGGTGGAACGCACGAAACTCCAGGCGGAAGAATATGGGCACAGCTTCGAGCGGGAACTTGGCTTCCTGGCAGTGCATGGCTTCTTGCATTTACTCGGCTATGACCACATGAACGAGCAGGAGGAGAAGGAAATGTTTGCTAAACAGGAAGAGATTCTTGCTTCCCTGGGCGTTACGCGTGATGCGCATGAAGCTGAGTAGGTTTCTCTTCTCATTCCGTTTCGCTGCGCAAGGGATTGGCACGGCCATGAAGCGGGAACAGAATATGAAAGTGCATGCAGGCT
Proteins encoded:
- the ybeY gene encoding rRNA maturation RNase YbeY, with the translated sequence MLTIDFIDETEQLDGKAMAFVEKLLEHAAQHEKTGEAEVSVTFMDDESIRAINRDYRDKDQPTDVISFSMEEQGEDEVAIIGETGPRLLGDIIISVERTKLQAEEYGHSFERELGFLAVHGFLHLLGYDHMNEQEEKEMFAKQEEILASLGVTRDAHEAE